From Saprospiraceae bacterium, a single genomic window includes:
- a CDS encoding aminotransferase class V-fold PLP-dependent enzyme, with protein MTKRRDLIKGAFALPFVAPSISLRKRGEEKLKPGDFERDYFKELGLRTFINAAGTYTALTASLPHPEVIKAINYSALQFVKLEDLQDKVGERLAELLQCEFAMVTAGAASAITLGTAGIVTGGDWDKITQIPNDMTGMKTEVIIQKTHRVGYDHAIRNCGLKVIEVESAKELEAAINNNTAMMWFLNASNFLGKVRDEEFVTIAKRHQIPTMIDCAADVPPVEMLWKHTKMGFDLVCFSGGKGLRGPQSAGLLLGKKALVTAARRNAPPNGNTVGRGMKVNKEEILGMLVAIEQYLSRDHQKDWKLWESQVNLIYDAATSVPGVIGEKHVPQIANHVPSLNIKIDQSKVNMTCDQLRIALREGHPSIETVGDASTLGITTWMMIPGEERTVAKRIKEILLSASIK; from the coding sequence ATGACAAAACGAAGAGATCTCATCAAAGGAGCTTTTGCTTTGCCTTTCGTCGCTCCATCCATATCACTTAGAAAACGAGGAGAGGAAAAACTGAAGCCCGGTGATTTTGAGCGCGATTATTTCAAAGAACTTGGATTAAGGACATTTATCAACGCTGCAGGTACCTATACGGCACTTACAGCTTCGCTGCCACATCCTGAAGTGATCAAAGCGATCAATTATTCTGCTTTACAATTTGTCAAGTTAGAAGATTTGCAGGATAAAGTCGGGGAGCGATTGGCAGAGCTGTTACAGTGTGAGTTTGCCATGGTCACCGCAGGTGCTGCTTCAGCTATTACATTAGGAACAGCTGGCATCGTCACGGGAGGCGACTGGGATAAGATAACGCAGATACCCAATGATATGACCGGTATGAAAACGGAAGTGATCATCCAAAAGACACATCGGGTAGGTTATGATCATGCTATCCGCAACTGTGGGTTAAAGGTGATTGAGGTAGAGTCTGCCAAAGAACTGGAAGCTGCCATCAATAACAATACAGCCATGATGTGGTTTCTCAATGCCAGCAATTTTTTGGGCAAAGTCAGGGATGAGGAGTTTGTGACAATCGCCAAAAGACACCAGATCCCGACTATGATCGATTGTGCTGCAGATGTACCCCCTGTCGAAATGCTTTGGAAGCATACTAAGATGGGTTTTGACCTGGTTTGTTTTTCTGGTGGCAAAGGACTGCGTGGTCCACAAAGTGCAGGGCTTTTATTGGGTAAAAAAGCCCTGGTTACCGCAGCCAGACGAAATGCTCCACCTAATGGAAATACGGTGGGTCGTGGTATGAAAGTCAATAAGGAAGAGATCCTCGGCATGCTGGTTGCGATCGAACAATACCTTAGCCGGGATCATCAAAAGGATTGGAAGCTTTGGGAAAGCCAGGTCAATTTGATCTATGATGCTGCTACCTCGGTCCCGGGTGTCATAGGTGAAAAACATGTACCTCAAATCGCCAACCATGTACCTTCATTAAATATAAAAATAGACCAGTCCAAAGTGAATATGACTTGTGATCAATTAAGGATTGCTCTCAGGGAAGGTCACCCTTCTATTGAGACTGTCGGAGATGCTTCTACCCTGGGCATTACTACCTGGATGATGATACCCGGTGAAGAACGTACCGTAGCAAAACGGATCAAAGAAATATTATTATCAGCCTCCATTAAATAA
- a CDS encoding RidA family protein, which yields MNTNRRTIFKKLATGLAAVMGLKTAEAANIMANNSSVVMDQNVPLFSGNRVHGNMVFIAGKGAHFDGDITAHTNHVLDELQKELEKAGSSMNHVLKVNVYLNDLKDYKAMNEAYKGRFGDLPPVRTTIAAAGGIPGDSLVEIDCIAFLKS from the coding sequence ATGAATACGAATCGAAGAACTATTTTTAAAAAGCTTGCTACCGGTTTGGCAGCAGTCATGGGATTGAAAACGGCAGAGGCTGCTAATATCATGGCTAACAATTCTTCTGTCGTCATGGATCAGAATGTACCCCTGTTTTCTGGTAATAGAGTGCATGGCAATATGGTGTTTATCGCAGGCAAAGGCGCTCATTTTGATGGTGATATCACAGCCCATACCAACCATGTCCTGGATGAATTGCAAAAAGAGTTGGAAAAAGCAGGGTCCTCCATGAACCATGTGCTCAAGGTCAATGTCTACCTCAACGATCTTAAAGATTACAAAGCTATGAATGAAGCTTATAAAGGACGCTTTGGGGATCTCCCGCCTGTGCGCACGACCATTGCGGCTGCAGGTGGTATCCCTGGCGATTCTCTGGTAGAAATAGATTGTATAGCATTTTTAAAATCATAG
- a CDS encoding PQQ-dependent sugar dehydrogenase, with the protein MKIKNLIPPVKPIILPLLAIVLLAKCKAPLTELYVPEDFEVTVVVDSLPGGSRHIAVNENGDIYVKLMVPGHGANVALRDTNGDGRADIIKTFGNYKELGRYGTAMRIYEGYLYYSTELMIYRSKLIPGQLLPEEQFDTIVIDDHEHGLHEHNAKPITFDHKGHIFVPFGGPSNACQVNNRTPFSPGIDPCPLLENHAGIWRFDANKKNQTQKDGYKYATGLRSLLAIEWNDVDDRLYTVMHGRDDLLRLWPNKFSPWQSALLPSEEFLRVDEGSNSGWPYCYYDQMQGKKVLAPEYGGDGKIIGRCDTFNNPIIGFPGHWAPNDLFFYEGDQFPDRYKNGAFIAFHGATNRAPYPQSGYFIGFVPFHEGVFDKEVEVFADGFARVDPIVSVSDAVYRPMGIAMGPDGSMYFAETEKGRIWRVKYKGDKKTFGQPQLASMELRKSATNIRTPDINLDNLDRNDTAMTKVGEKLYTVYCGACHQPNGMGASGRFPTLASDWVAGDKTRLIQTVLQGVEGDIMINKEIFNGTMPRHDFLKDEDIANILTYIRKNFGNQADAVTTDEVKAQRDKIKSN; encoded by the coding sequence ATAAAGATTAAAAACCTTATACCACCAGTGAAACCGATCATTTTACCACTATTGGCTATTGTATTACTGGCTAAATGCAAAGCTCCTCTGACAGAATTATACGTTCCGGAAGATTTCGAAGTCACCGTTGTAGTAGATAGCCTCCCTGGTGGGTCTAGGCATATTGCAGTCAATGAGAATGGCGATATCTATGTCAAGCTGATGGTACCCGGACACGGCGCCAATGTAGCCTTGAGAGATACCAATGGAGATGGCAGAGCCGACATCATCAAAACCTTTGGAAATTATAAAGAACTCGGACGCTACGGTACAGCCATGCGGATCTACGAAGGCTATTTGTATTACAGCACGGAGCTCATGATCTATCGCAGCAAATTAATTCCAGGTCAATTGTTGCCGGAAGAACAGTTTGATACGATCGTCATCGATGATCATGAACATGGCTTGCACGAGCACAATGCCAAGCCCATCACTTTCGATCATAAGGGGCATATCTTTGTTCCTTTTGGTGGACCCTCCAATGCTTGCCAGGTCAATAACAGAACTCCTTTTTCTCCGGGCATAGATCCTTGCCCACTCCTAGAAAACCATGCAGGTATCTGGCGATTTGATGCCAATAAAAAAAATCAAACCCAAAAAGATGGGTATAAATACGCTACCGGACTGAGAAGCCTTTTGGCTATCGAATGGAATGATGTGGATGATCGCCTTTATACAGTCATGCATGGCCGGGATGATTTACTCAGGTTGTGGCCCAATAAATTTAGTCCCTGGCAAAGTGCCTTGTTGCCCTCAGAAGAGTTCTTGAGGGTCGACGAAGGCAGCAATTCCGGTTGGCCATACTGTTATTACGATCAGATGCAGGGTAAGAAAGTATTGGCACCGGAATATGGCGGCGATGGTAAGATCATTGGAAGATGTGATACATTCAATAATCCCATCATTGGCTTCCCCGGACATTGGGCCCCAAATGATTTGTTTTTTTATGAAGGGGACCAATTCCCTGATCGGTATAAAAACGGGGCTTTTATCGCCTTCCATGGAGCTACCAATCGCGCCCCTTATCCGCAATCAGGTTATTTTATCGGGTTTGTACCTTTTCATGAGGGCGTGTTTGACAAAGAAGTCGAGGTATTTGCGGATGGATTTGCCAGGGTCGACCCAATCGTCAGTGTCAGTGATGCAGTCTACCGACCTATGGGTATCGCCATGGGCCCGGATGGTTCGATGTATTTTGCGGAGACTGAAAAAGGAAGGATTTGGCGTGTAAAATATAAAGGAGATAAAAAAACTTTTGGGCAGCCACAGCTAGCTTCCATGGAACTTAGGAAGTCAGCGACTAATATCCGCACCCCGGACATTAATCTTGATAACCTGGACCGAAATGATACTGCAATGACCAAGGTTGGCGAAAAATTATATACTGTTTATTGTGGCGCCTGTCACCAACCAAATGGCATGGGTGCCTCAGGAAGGTTCCCTACATTGGCTTCAGACTGGGTGGCAGGTGATAAAACTCGATTGATTCAGACGGTACTCCAGGGTGTCGAAGGGGATATCATGATCAATAAAGAAATATTCAATGGCACCATGCCCCGCCATGATTTTCTCAAAGACGAAGACATCGCCAATATCCTGACCTATATAAGAAAAAACTTTGGCAACCAGGCTGATGCCGTCACTACTGACGAAGTCAAAGCCCAAAGAGATAAAATAAAAAGCAACTAA
- a CDS encoding amidohydrolase/deacetylase family metallohydrolase, protein MGQSQSYDLLIKNGHVIDPKNNLDAIMDVAVRDGKIIEVSKSINKPATKTIDATGLYLTPGLIDIHGHHFFGTKSNAYLSNSYTALPPDGFTLRSGVTAVVDAGGAGWRNFDDFRNQTIANSKTKVFAFLNIVGSGMSGGAIEQNLADMDGKLTAMVAKQNKDRVVGIKLAHYMGHDWTPALKAAEAGRLADIPVMVDFGGADPPLSMDTLLNVVLRPGDILTHCFGHVNGREPLVQNGKVQPFAFKAQQRGIILDVGHGGGSFVYAQATAALSQGLKPNTISTDLHTGSMNAGMKDMDMVMTKLLNLGMDFKEIITASTWKPAQVIHKTELGHLSVGAAADIALLKIEKGNYGFYDVQGKRMTGDKKIVCEMTLLDGAIVWDLNALSYKD, encoded by the coding sequence ATGGGCCAGAGTCAATCTTATGACCTGCTTATTAAAAATGGTCATGTCATCGACCCTAAAAATAATCTGGATGCTATCATGGATGTGGCCGTCCGGGATGGTAAAATTATCGAAGTGTCCAAGTCGATCAATAAACCTGCCACTAAAACCATAGATGCCACTGGTCTATACCTGACGCCTGGACTGATAGATATCCATGGCCACCATTTTTTTGGGACTAAGTCCAATGCCTATCTCAGCAATAGTTATACGGCACTACCTCCTGATGGCTTCACTTTAAGATCCGGCGTCACAGCAGTCGTAGATGCAGGCGGTGCCGGTTGGAGAAATTTTGATGACTTCAGAAATCAGACCATAGCCAATTCAAAAACCAAAGTATTTGCCTTCCTCAATATAGTAGGCTCAGGGATGAGTGGCGGAGCAATAGAACAAAACCTGGCTGATATGGATGGGAAACTGACAGCCATGGTAGCCAAACAAAATAAGGATAGGGTCGTAGGTATCAAACTGGCTCATTATATGGGCCATGACTGGACTCCGGCGCTCAAAGCAGCAGAAGCAGGCAGGCTGGCAGATATCCCGGTGATGGTAGATTTTGGAGGCGCAGATCCTCCACTGTCGATGGATACTTTACTGAATGTCGTATTGCGACCGGGAGATATATTGACACATTGTTTTGGTCATGTCAACGGTCGTGAACCTTTAGTGCAAAACGGAAAAGTACAGCCATTCGCTTTTAAAGCTCAGCAAAGGGGTATCATCCTTGATGTAGGTCATGGTGGTGGAAGTTTTGTATACGCGCAGGCAACCGCTGCGTTGAGCCAGGGGCTTAAGCCCAATACCATCAGTACAGATTTGCATACCGGCAGCATGAATGCAGGTATGAAAGACATGGACATGGTGATGACCAAGCTACTTAATCTCGGCATGGACTTTAAAGAAATTATTACAGCCAGCACCTGGAAGCCAGCTCAGGTTATTCACAAAACAGAGCTTGGTCATCTCTCTGTAGGCGCAGCGGCCGATATTGCATTATTGAAAATAGAAAAGGGCAATTATGGTTTTTATGATGTACAGGGCAAGCGCATGACCGGCGACAAAAAAATCGTGTGCGAAATGACCTTGTTGGATGGAGCCATAGTGTGGGATTTGAACGCCTTATCATATAAAGATTAA